One genomic window of Mus musculus strain C57BL/6J chromosome 4, GRCm38.p6 C57BL/6J includes the following:
- the 1700022I11Rik gene encoding uncharacterized protein C9orf131 homolog — protein sequence MGLLQGQLTHALACRHCSSITCLHSPGNLAILVLFMVWQIRRWWQLRGWQQLQPWCSGDKMTQGKGLQLLYHLAFFDCLWKQKSEEEEKEEKECLSLNPLKPYHLSKDTPIGNGFSTAPPHPSCRSEGRPRATETQEQVLIQSPSPSRSFPTFQTLTNLPVRSKRASGSSPQQTKLQLFSGLPSLYNESLKTIFLSSDGPSPLKLSICPSVFLNKVPFPPAYNLLLPCYHSSTYYPTPEAHILEDLEEIAPGSQLVQSPPSPPIPLVSSNLKPLLKGYKRIIPDTEVHTQWFTQNKEVPSVSENQGLYPQPELQKFRSSTFLYSSEVWRKRPGDLRLHQHNPELPFAFLLYPFNPQEVLDRFEMPWRNMKQNEHPKASETAMPTASPLPISLTECQRVNPTGDLSQVKTLCQTTVQKENLQIYELPISAPCQLTVPVTEGTGPPGTPPGYEAQWGILAYKGIPQASDPLMPASCHPSGSLSKVKNVNPKERLSAPKDVRENLGYREHPHVSKSPVSAPSPPLDTLSDYQRENPPEDGSGFKPQWECKETSGSPWASETPTLDFHVGFYEATPMCVPLGSEAQLKGTPSTENLCVYADIVSSPSLPSVSLPDFAIMGPQRILLESKALWETKEQKKHLWTSDSSCPHKTPLAPFIGPKRINTVDDVPRSEATGKNTDNTKKCSSSEPPFLNLNPSPALVQQPLRVSPIENPLKSKAWCGHIQRKNNFLASELPAQSLSQHLLEPSPEGVLSDVEPAGGFMKNKNHCVSASPVWECSPSPNSVLKFHISEPSGDQCNCTPKESVAEWTKDSWANELPGSSFFSALSQEPHSETELVCRNVLEREASQGPNPPAVNPPQPTAWPIQPGLSEAKAEAPSSQGEAVSEVSDHPVIHAWQWSRQLKLRLNKLQQSPTFKSPGSHHSFSSSPVLNLTLESWGPSSCSQQMHPLSLHPCSSSSHPPKVQRAEALPVQAPHCLHSSSQPQAQASGRAEQRSQKSKRLKRKAMVQIPSPGLGHVKADENCSGMGEPSDTGLLVSGKRQDKTLVLLSTQKRGSSRKSKAEKCGRTARLGSPTNTRENNPAQACRPAEASMPRFSRKFEHKAQSSPHSALAQQLLPNAAGPQDRPRTGLVAGETQNPCPFKCCPWIPTKQQLSSLSQEAPPTRGFQKLIDKFLGVHRPLPTKSSP from the exons ATGGGACTTCTCCAAGGTCAGCTGACCCATGCTCTGGCCTGCAGGCACTGCAGCAGCATTACCTGCCTCCATAGTCCAGGGAATCTGGCCATACTAGTCTTGTTCATGGTTTGGCAGATCCGAAGATGGTGGCAGCTCAGAGGGTGGCAACAGCTTCAGCCCTGGTGCTCTGGAGATAAAATGACACAAGGCAAG GGGCTACAACTTCTGTACCATTTGGCCTTCTTTGATTGCCTGTGGAAGCAAAaatcagaggaggaggaaaaggaggaaaaggaatgcTTATCTCTGAATCCACTAAAACCGTATCATCTTTCCAAAGACACTCCTATTGGAAACGGATTTTCTACAGCCCCACCACACCCATCCTGTAGATCTGAGGGCCGCCCCAGGGCCACAGAGACACAAGAACAAGTACTCATACAGTCCCCAAGCCCTTCTAGATCCTTCCCTACTTTCCAGACCCTGACCAACCTACCTGtgagaagcaagagagcttcaGGGAGCTCCCCGCAGCAGACAAAACTCCAGCTCTTCTCGGGTCTTCCCTCTCTATACAATGAGTCCTTGAAGACTATTTTCCTGAGCTCAGATGGTCCCTCTCCACTAAAGTTGTCTATTTGTCCTTCTGTCTTTTTAAACAAAGTCCCCTTTCCACCTGCGTACAACCTGCTGCTTCCCTGTTACCACTCCTCAACTTACTATCCTACCCCTGAAGCCCATATTTTGGAAGATCTGGAAGAAATAGCACCCGGTTCTCAACTAGTCCAATCTCCACCTTCCCCTCCTATACCACTGGTATCCTCCAATCTTAAGCCTTTGCTTAAGGGCTACAAGAGAATCATACCTGacacagaggtacacacacaGTGGTTTACACAGAACAAAGAGgttccttctgtctctgagaATCAAGGTCTGTACCCACAGCCTGAACTCCAAAAATTCAGATCCTCCACATTCTTATATTCATCTGAGGTCTGGAGGAAGAGGCCAGGGGACCTCAGactccatcaacataatccagaaTTGCCTTTTGCCTTTCTGTTGTATCCTTTTAACCCTCAGGAAGTCCTAGATAGGTTTGAGATGCCATGGAGaaacatgaaacaaaatgaacacccaaaagcctctgaaactgcaatgccAACTGCAAGCCCACTCCCAATTTCCCTGACAGAATGCCAGAGAGTCAACCCCACAGGAGACCTGTCTCAAGTGAAAACTCTCTGCCAAACCACAGTGCAAAAAGAGAACCTTCAGATCTATGAGCTTCCAATCTCAGCCCCTTGCCAACTCACAGTACCCGTGACTGAAGGGACTGGCCCTCCAGGAACTCCCCCTGGATATGAAGCTCAGTGGGGCATCCTAGCATATAAAGGCATTCCCCAAGCTTCTGACCCCCTAATGCCAGCTTCCTGTCACCCATCAGGTTCTCTGTCAAAAGTAAAAAATGTTAACCCCAAAGAAAGACTTTCTGCACCTAAGGATGTCAGGGAAAACCTGGGATACAGAGAGCACCCACATGTTTCTAAGTCTCCAGTGTCAGCGCCATCCCCTCCTCTAGACACCCTGTCAGACTACCAGAGAGAGAATCCCCCAGAGGATGGGTCTGGATTTAAGCCTCAATGGGAATGCAAAGAAACCTCAGGCAGTCCCTGGGCCTCTGAAACTCCAACCCTGGACTTCCACGTGggtttctatgaagccacacctATGTGTGTCCCACTGGGATCTGAGGCTCAACTGAAGGGTACACCTAGTACAGAAAATCTTTGTGTCTATGCTGACATAGTTTCATCTCCTagccttccctctgtctctctgccagaCTTTGCAATAATGGGCCCCCAAAGAATCTTATTAGAGTCTAAAGCTTTATGGGAGACAAAGGAGCAGAAAAAACACCTGTGGACATCTGATTCCTCATGTCCCCATAAAACACCTCTAGCCCCCTTTATAGGACCAAAAAGAATCAATACTGTGGATGATGTCCCTAGATCAGAAGCCACAGGGAAGAATACTGACAACACAAAGAAATGTTCGTCTTCTGAGCCGCCATTTCTGAACCTCAACCCATCGCCAGCTCTTGTACAGCAACCCCTTAGAGTTAGCCCCATAGAGAACCCACTTAAATCTAAAGCTTGGTGTGGGCacattcaaagaaaaaataacttcttGGCCTCTGAGCTCCCAGCTCAGAGCCTATCCCAGCACCTGCTTGAACCCAGCCCCGAAGGAGTCTTATCTGACGTTGAGCCTGCTGGAGGGTTCATGAAGAATAAAAACCATTGTGTTTCTGCATCCCCAGTTTGGGAATGCAGTCCATCTCCAAATTCTGTTCTGAAGTTTCACATAAGTGAACCTTCTGGAGACCAGTGCAACTGTACGCCTAAGGAGTCAGTAGCAGAGTGGACAAAGGATTCCTGGGCCAATGAACTGCCAGGCTCCAGCTTTTTCTCTGCTCTGTCACAAGAGCCACATTCTGAAACTGAGCTTGTATGCAGAAATGTACTAGAAAGAGAAGCCTCCCAGGGCCCCAATCCTCCAGCAGTGAATCCTCCGCAACCAACAGCCTGGCCTATCCAGCCTGGCCTCTCAGAAGCCAAGGCAGAGGCCCCCTCCTCCCAGGGAGAGGCCGTCTCAGAGGTGTCTGACCATCCTGTGATCCACGCCTGGCAGTGGAGTAGACAATTAAAGCTCAGACTGAACAAACTACAGCAGAGCCCCACTTTCAAATCCCCAGGTTCACATCACTCATTTTCCAGCTCCCCAGTTCTTAACCTAACTCTAGAATCTTGGGGACCTTCCTCTTGTTCCCAACAGATGCATCCTCTCAGTCTGCACCCCTGCTCTTCAAGTAGTCATCCCCCAAAAGTTCAAAGGGCAGAAGCCCTGCCTGTCCAGGCCCCTCATTGCTTGCACTCCTCTTCTCAGCCTCAGGCACAAGCTTCTGGTAGAGCAGAGCAGCGGTCTCAGAAAAGTAAGAGGCTGAAACGGAAGGCGATGGTCCAAATCCCATCCCCAGGGCTGGGTCATGTGAAGGCTGATGAGAACTGTTCAGGCATGGGAGAGCCCTCAGATACAGGGCTTCTGGTCTCTGGTAAGAGACAAGACAAGACTTTAGTACTACTTTCAACCCAAAAGAGAGGGAGTTCCAGAAAGTCCAAAGCAGAGAAATGTGGAAGGACTGCAAGATTAGGATCACCCACTAACACAAGGGAAAACAATCCTGCCCAGGCCTGCAGACCAGCAGAGGCCTCTATGCCGAGGTTTTCTAGAAAGTTTGAGCATAAAGCTCAGAGTTCCCCACATTCGGCCCTTGCTCAGCAGCTTCTCCCAAATGCTGCTGGGCCCCAGGATCGGCCAAGGACAGGCCTGGTGGCCGGTGAGACCCAGAATCCTTGCCCTTTTAAGTGCTGTCCTTGGATTCCAACAAAGCAGCAGCTCTCATCCTTATCACAAGAGGCTCCCCCTACCAGAGGTTTCCAAAAGTTAATAGATAAGTTTCTGGGTGTGCATAGACCTCTGCCAACTAAATCCAGTCCGTAA
- the Dnajb5 gene encoding dnaJ homolog subfamily B member 5 isoform 3 (isoform 3 is encoded by transcript variant 4) produces MGKDYYKILGIPSGANEDEIKKAYRKMALKYHPDKNKEPNAEEKFKEIAEAYDVLSDPKKRSLYDQYGEEGLKTGGGSSGGSGGSFHYTFHGDPHATFASFFGGSNPFDIFFASSRSTRPFSGFDPDDMDVDEDEDPFGAFGRFGFNGLSRGPRRAPEPLYPRRKVQDPPVVHELRVSLEEIYHGSTKRMKITRRRLNPDGRTVRTEDKILHIVIKRGWKEGTKITFPKEGDATPDNIPADIVFVLKDKPHAHFRRDGTNVLYSALISLKEALCGCTVNIPTIDGRVIPLPCNDVIKPGTVKRLRGEGLPFPKVPTQRGDLIVEFKVRFPDRLTPQTRQILKQHLPCS; encoded by the exons ATGGGAAAAGATTATTACAAGATTCTTGGGATCCCGTCTGGGGCCAATGAGGATGAGATCAAGAAGGCCTATCGGAAGATGGCCTTGAAGTACCACCCAGACAAGAACAAAGAGCCCAACGCCGAGGAGAAGTTTAAGGAGATTGCTGAGGCCTACGATGTGCTGAGTGACCCTAAGAAGCGGAGCCTGTACGACCAGTATGGTGAGGAAG GCCTCAAGACCGGCGGTGGTTCCTCAGGTGGTTCCGGTGGCTCCTTTCACTACACCTTTCATGGGGACCCTCATGCCACCTTTGCTTCCTTCTTTGGTGGCTCCAACCCCTTCGATATCTTCTTTGCCAGCAGCCGCTCCACTCGGCCCTTCAGTGGCTTTGACCCTGATGACATGGATGTGGATGAAGATGAGGACCCATTTGGTGCCTTTGGCCGCTTTGGCTTCAATGGGCTGAGTAGGGGTCCAAGGCGAGCCCCAGAGCCACTGTACCCCCGGCGCAAGGTACAGGACCCCCCTGTGGTGCACGAGCTGCGGGTGTCCCTGGAGGAGATCTACCATGGCTCCACCAAGCGGATGAAGATCACAAGGCGGCGCCTTAACCCTGACGGGCGAACTGTGCGCACCGAGGACAAAATCCTGCACATTGTCATCAAACGAGGCTGGAAAGAAGGTACCAAGATTACCTTCCCCAAAGAGGGCGACGCCACACCTGACAACATCCCAGCCGACATTGTCTTCGTGCTCAAAGACAAGCCTCATGCACACTTCCGCCGAGATGGCACCAACGTGCTCTACAGTGCCCTCATCAGCCtcaaggag GCGCTGTGTGGCTGCACCGTGAACATTCCCACCATTGATGGCCGAGTGATCCCTTTACCCTGCAATGATGTTATCAAGCCAGGCACCGTGAAAAGACTCCGTGGGGAGGGACTTCCCTTCCCCAAGGTGCCCACTCAGCGGGGAGACCTCATTGTTGAGTTCAAAGTTCGATTCCCAGACAGATTAACCCCACAGACACGGCAGATCCTTAAGCAGCACCTCCCCTGCTCCTAG
- the Dnajb5 gene encoding dnaJ homolog subfamily B member 5 isoform 1 (isoform 1 is encoded by transcript variant 1) gives MFKRTVLSCPPPAAPPLQARGAFRSFPHFWGEDFLASLMFKIQLEPLKLRAWTLNGFVKFRNKEPSTGPVAVMGKDYYKILGIPSGANEDEIKKAYRKMALKYHPDKNKEPNAEEKFKEIAEAYDVLSDPKKRSLYDQYGEEGLKTGGGSSGGSGGSFHYTFHGDPHATFASFFGGSNPFDIFFASSRSTRPFSGFDPDDMDVDEDEDPFGAFGRFGFNGLSRGPRRAPEPLYPRRKVQDPPVVHELRVSLEEIYHGSTKRMKITRRRLNPDGRTVRTEDKILHIVIKRGWKEGTKITFPKEGDATPDNIPADIVFVLKDKPHAHFRRDGTNVLYSALISLKEALCGCTVNIPTIDGRVIPLPCNDVIKPGTVKRLRGEGLPFPKVPTQRGDLIVEFKVRFPDRLTPQTRQILKQHLPCS, from the exons ATGTTTAAGCGCACAGTGCTGTCCTGCCCACCCCCAGCAGCACCCCCACTGCAGGCTCGAGGAGCTTTCCGGAGCTTCCCACACTTCTGGGGAGAAGACTTCTTAGCCAGCTTGATGTTTAAAATTCAGCTGGAGCCCTTAAAACTTCGAGCGTGGACGCTGAATGGGTTTGTAAAGTTTCG GAACAAGGAGCCCAGCACCGGTCCAGTGGCTGTGATGGGAAAAGATTATTACAAGATTCTTGGGATCCCGTCTGGGGCCAATGAGGATGAGATCAAGAAGGCCTATCGGAAGATGGCCTTGAAGTACCACCCAGACAAGAACAAAGAGCCCAACGCCGAGGAGAAGTTTAAGGAGATTGCTGAGGCCTACGATGTGCTGAGTGACCCTAAGAAGCGGAGCCTGTACGACCAGTATGGTGAGGAAG GCCTCAAGACCGGCGGTGGTTCCTCAGGTGGTTCCGGTGGCTCCTTTCACTACACCTTTCATGGGGACCCTCATGCCACCTTTGCTTCCTTCTTTGGTGGCTCCAACCCCTTCGATATCTTCTTTGCCAGCAGCCGCTCCACTCGGCCCTTCAGTGGCTTTGACCCTGATGACATGGATGTGGATGAAGATGAGGACCCATTTGGTGCCTTTGGCCGCTTTGGCTTCAATGGGCTGAGTAGGGGTCCAAGGCGAGCCCCAGAGCCACTGTACCCCCGGCGCAAGGTACAGGACCCCCCTGTGGTGCACGAGCTGCGGGTGTCCCTGGAGGAGATCTACCATGGCTCCACCAAGCGGATGAAGATCACAAGGCGGCGCCTTAACCCTGACGGGCGAACTGTGCGCACCGAGGACAAAATCCTGCACATTGTCATCAAACGAGGCTGGAAAGAAGGTACCAAGATTACCTTCCCCAAAGAGGGCGACGCCACACCTGACAACATCCCAGCCGACATTGTCTTCGTGCTCAAAGACAAGCCTCATGCACACTTCCGCCGAGATGGCACCAACGTGCTCTACAGTGCCCTCATCAGCCtcaaggag GCGCTGTGTGGCTGCACCGTGAACATTCCCACCATTGATGGCCGAGTGATCCCTTTACCCTGCAATGATGTTATCAAGCCAGGCACCGTGAAAAGACTCCGTGGGGAGGGACTTCCCTTCCCCAAGGTGCCCACTCAGCGGGGAGACCTCATTGTTGAGTTCAAAGTTCGATTCCCAGACAGATTAACCCCACAGACACGGCAGATCCTTAAGCAGCACCTCCCCTGCTCCTAG
- the Dnajb5 gene encoding dnaJ homolog subfamily B member 5 isoform 2 (isoform 2 is encoded by transcript variant 6) produces MFKIQLEPLKLRAWTLNGFVKFRNKEPSTGPVAVMGKDYYKILGIPSGANEDEIKKAYRKMALKYHPDKNKEPNAEEKFKEIAEAYDVLSDPKKRSLYDQYGEEGLKTGGGSSGGSGGSFHYTFHGDPHATFASFFGGSNPFDIFFASSRSTRPFSGFDPDDMDVDEDEDPFGAFGRFGFNGLSRGPRRAPEPLYPRRKVQDPPVVHELRVSLEEIYHGSTKRMKITRRRLNPDGRTVRTEDKILHIVIKRGWKEGTKITFPKEGDATPDNIPADIVFVLKDKPHAHFRRDGTNVLYSALISLKEALCGCTVNIPTIDGRVIPLPCNDVIKPGTVKRLRGEGLPFPKVPTQRGDLIVEFKVRFPDRLTPQTRQILKQHLPCS; encoded by the exons ATGTTTAAAATTCAGCTGGAGCCCTTAAAACTTCGAGCGTGGACGCTGAATGGGTTTGTAAAGTTTCG GAACAAGGAGCCCAGCACCGGTCCAGTGGCTGTGATGGGAAAAGATTATTACAAGATTCTTGGGATCCCGTCTGGGGCCAATGAGGATGAGATCAAGAAGGCCTATCGGAAGATGGCCTTGAAGTACCACCCAGACAAGAACAAAGAGCCCAACGCCGAGGAGAAGTTTAAGGAGATTGCTGAGGCCTACGATGTGCTGAGTGACCCTAAGAAGCGGAGCCTGTACGACCAGTATGGTGAGGAAG GCCTCAAGACCGGCGGTGGTTCCTCAGGTGGTTCCGGTGGCTCCTTTCACTACACCTTTCATGGGGACCCTCATGCCACCTTTGCTTCCTTCTTTGGTGGCTCCAACCCCTTCGATATCTTCTTTGCCAGCAGCCGCTCCACTCGGCCCTTCAGTGGCTTTGACCCTGATGACATGGATGTGGATGAAGATGAGGACCCATTTGGTGCCTTTGGCCGCTTTGGCTTCAATGGGCTGAGTAGGGGTCCAAGGCGAGCCCCAGAGCCACTGTACCCCCGGCGCAAGGTACAGGACCCCCCTGTGGTGCACGAGCTGCGGGTGTCCCTGGAGGAGATCTACCATGGCTCCACCAAGCGGATGAAGATCACAAGGCGGCGCCTTAACCCTGACGGGCGAACTGTGCGCACCGAGGACAAAATCCTGCACATTGTCATCAAACGAGGCTGGAAAGAAGGTACCAAGATTACCTTCCCCAAAGAGGGCGACGCCACACCTGACAACATCCCAGCCGACATTGTCTTCGTGCTCAAAGACAAGCCTCATGCACACTTCCGCCGAGATGGCACCAACGTGCTCTACAGTGCCCTCATCAGCCtcaaggag GCGCTGTGTGGCTGCACCGTGAACATTCCCACCATTGATGGCCGAGTGATCCCTTTACCCTGCAATGATGTTATCAAGCCAGGCACCGTGAAAAGACTCCGTGGGGAGGGACTTCCCTTCCCCAAGGTGCCCACTCAGCGGGGAGACCTCATTGTTGAGTTCAAAGTTCGATTCCCAGACAGATTAACCCCACAGACACGGCAGATCCTTAAGCAGCACCTCCCCTGCTCCTAG